A section of the Pseudomonas sp. Q1-7 genome encodes:
- the ccmI gene encoding c-type cytochrome biogenesis protein CcmI, with protein sequence MIDFWLAAGLLLLVALAFLLIPVLRGRKAQAEEDRTSLNVALYQERLDELETQRDSGTLNVEQFEAGRAEAARELLADTEGADNGRSSRLGKALPLLAAVLVPLLGFGLYLHWGASDKVELARELREQPRSIEEMTSRLERVVEAQPESAEGWYFLGRTYMAQDRAADAARAYEQAVKRGGREPELLGQWAQALYFASQKTLTPEVKALTEEALKADPNEITSLGLLGIAGFEEGRYQDAIGYWERLIGQLPVDDPSRGALQGGIDKARERLKASGVAVEEPAAAPAGAQLKVRVDLAAALKDKVQPGDSVFIFARATSGPPMPLAVKRLTVADLPVEVSLSDADAMMPQLKLSNFPQVQLVARISRSGNATSGEWIGSSSPLSTGTSDIQRLTIDSPDKK encoded by the coding sequence ATGATCGATTTCTGGCTCGCCGCCGGCCTGCTCCTGCTGGTCGCCCTGGCCTTCCTGCTGATCCCCGTGCTGCGTGGTCGCAAGGCCCAGGCCGAGGAAGACCGCACCTCCCTCAACGTCGCCCTCTACCAGGAGCGCCTGGACGAGCTGGAGACCCAGCGCGACTCCGGCACCCTGAACGTCGAACAGTTCGAGGCCGGTCGCGCCGAGGCCGCCCGTGAACTGCTGGCCGACACCGAAGGCGCCGACAACGGCCGCTCCTCCCGCCTGGGCAAGGCCCTGCCGCTGCTGGCCGCCGTCCTGGTGCCGCTGCTGGGCTTCGGCCTCTACCTGCACTGGGGCGCCAGCGACAAGGTGGAGCTGGCCCGCGAGCTGCGCGAACAGCCGCGCAGCATCGAGGAGATGACTTCGCGTTTGGAGCGCGTGGTGGAGGCGCAGCCGGAATCCGCCGAAGGCTGGTACTTCCTTGGCCGCACCTACATGGCCCAGGACCGTGCCGCCGACGCCGCCCGTGCCTACGAACAGGCGGTCAAGCGCGGCGGTCGCGAGCCCGAATTGCTGGGCCAGTGGGCCCAGGCGCTGTACTTCGCCAGCCAGAAGACGCTGACCCCCGAGGTCAAGGCCCTGACCGAAGAGGCGCTGAAGGCCGATCCCAACGAGATCACCAGCCTCGGCCTGCTGGGAATCGCCGGCTTCGAGGAAGGCCGCTACCAGGACGCCATTGGCTACTGGGAACGCCTGATCGGCCAACTGCCGGTCGACGACCCCTCCCGTGGCGCCCTGCAGGGCGGCATCGACAAGGCCCGCGAGCGCCTCAAGGCCAGCGGCGTGGCCGTCGAGGAACCCGCGGCCGCGCCGGCCGGTGCCCAGCTCAAGGTCCGCGTGGACCTGGCCGCCGCGCTGAAGGACAAGGTGCAACCCGGCGACAGTGTGTTCATCTTCGCCCGCGCCACGTCCGGCCCGCCCATGCCCCTGGCGGTCAAGCGCCTGACGGTGGCCGACCTGCCGGTTGAAGTCAGCCTGAGCGATGCGGACGCCATGATGCCGCAGCTCAAGCTCTCCAACTTCCCGCAGGTGCAGTTGGTCGCCCGGATTTCCCGTAGTGGCAATGCGACTTCGGGTGAATGGATAGGAAGCAGTTCGCCGCTGTCTACCGGTACGTCGGATATCCAACGACTGACCATCGACAGCCCGGACAAGAAATGA
- a CDS encoding patatin-like phospholipase family protein → MRRLLLCLLFFPLLCLAQPQPEPRIGLVLSGGAARGLAHIGVLKALEEQGIKVDAIAGTSMGAVIGGLYAAGYQVDELERIATHLDWQQALSDDPPRQEVPFRRKQDDRDFLVKQRLSFRDDGSLGLPLGVIQGQNLALLLESLLVHTSDTRDFDRLAIPFRAVATDIATGEKVVFRRGHLPQAIRASMSIPAVFAPVEVGGRLLVDGGMVDNIPVDVARDMGVDRVIVVDIGTPLRSRKELTTVVDVLNQSVTLMTRSNSEAQLATLAPSDVLVQPPLAGYSATDFGHSREMIEAGYRATRILAERLAGLRPPAGGSDQVLDSARLPSERTPVIRSLLIENDSKIGDAVIRRYIRQPLGEPLDLDRLQSDMSTLYGLDYFEQVQYRVVKRKDGNALVINARGKRAGTDYLRLGLNLSDDMRGDSAFNLGASYRKNGINELGAEWLTRLQLGDHQELYSEFYQPLDAGSRYFVAPYLLGEAQNVEAILDNDPVAEYRLERYGYGLNLGRQIANNGEIRLGIGQAWGQADVRVGERDLPSFEFTEGYYELKYSFDTLDNVDYPHEGEDISLTLREYDPTLGSDDRYRQWQFSLDKALGSGPNTFVLGGRYGRTLDDTDVITSSFLLGGARQLSGFRQDSIAGQNVSLARAVYYRRLTPRAFLPLDLPLYLGGSLERGRAWNNDNSFDSGYINAASVFLSLDTPLGPLDFGFGLNDEAERALYLNLGRVF, encoded by the coding sequence ATGCGCCGCCTTCTGCTTTGCCTGCTGTTTTTCCCCCTTCTCTGCCTTGCCCAGCCCCAGCCCGAACCGCGCATCGGCCTGGTGCTGTCCGGTGGCGCCGCCCGTGGCCTGGCCCACATCGGCGTGCTCAAGGCGCTGGAGGAACAGGGCATCAAGGTCGACGCCATCGCCGGCACCAGCATGGGCGCGGTGATCGGCGGGCTCTACGCGGCCGGCTACCAGGTGGACGAACTGGAACGGATCGCCACCCACCTGGACTGGCAGCAGGCCCTGTCCGACGACCCGCCCCGCCAGGAAGTGCCCTTCCGCCGCAAACAGGACGACCGCGATTTCCTGGTCAAGCAGCGGTTGAGCTTTCGCGACGACGGCAGCCTCGGCCTGCCGCTCGGCGTGATCCAGGGCCAGAACCTCGCCCTGCTGCTGGAAAGCCTGCTGGTGCACACCAGCGACACCCGCGACTTCGACAGACTGGCCATCCCCTTCCGCGCCGTCGCCACCGACATCGCCACCGGCGAAAAGGTGGTGTTCCGCCGTGGCCACCTGCCCCAGGCGATCCGCGCCAGCATGTCGATTCCCGCCGTGTTCGCGCCGGTGGAAGTCGGCGGCCGGCTGCTGGTGGATGGCGGCATGGTGGACAACATCCCGGTGGACGTGGCCCGCGACATGGGCGTCGACCGGGTCATAGTGGTGGACATCGGCACACCGCTGCGTTCGCGCAAGGAATTGACCACCGTGGTGGATGTGCTCAATCAGTCCGTCACCCTGATGACCCGCAGCAACTCCGAGGCCCAGCTGGCGACCCTGGCGCCCAGTGATGTGCTGGTCCAGCCACCGCTGGCCGGCTACAGCGCCACCGACTTCGGCCATTCCCGAGAGATGATCGAGGCCGGTTACCGCGCCACCCGCATCCTCGCCGAACGCCTGGCCGGGTTGCGCCCGCCAGCCGGCGGCAGCGACCAGGTTCTCGACAGCGCGCGCCTGCCCAGCGAACGCACGCCGGTGATCCGCAGCCTCCTCATCGAGAACGACTCGAAGATCGGTGACGCGGTGATCCGCCGCTACATACGCCAGCCCCTGGGCGAGCCACTGGACCTGGACCGCCTGCAGAGCGACATGAGTACGCTGTACGGCCTGGATTACTTCGAGCAGGTGCAGTACCGGGTGGTCAAGCGCAAGGACGGCAATGCCCTGGTGATCAACGCGCGCGGCAAGCGTGCCGGTACGGACTACCTGCGTCTGGGCCTGAACCTCTCCGATGACATGCGCGGCGACAGTGCCTTCAACCTGGGCGCCAGCTACCGCAAGAACGGCATCAACGAACTGGGCGCCGAGTGGCTGACGCGCCTGCAACTGGGCGACCACCAGGAGCTCTACAGCGAGTTCTACCAGCCCCTGGACGCCGGCTCACGCTACTTCGTCGCGCCCTACCTGCTCGGCGAGGCGCAGAACGTCGAGGCCATCCTCGACAACGACCCCGTTGCCGAATACCGCCTGGAGCGCTACGGCTATGGCCTCAACCTGGGACGACAGATCGCCAACAACGGCGAAATCCGCCTGGGCATCGGCCAGGCCTGGGGCCAGGCCGACGTACGGGTCGGCGAGCGGGACCTGCCCAGCTTCGAGTTCACCGAAGGCTATTACGAGCTGAAGTACTCCTTCGACACCCTGGATAACGTCGACTACCCGCACGAGGGTGAGGACATCAGCCTGACCCTGCGCGAGTACGACCCGACGCTGGGCTCGGACGATCGCTATCGACAATGGCAGTTCAGCCTGGACAAGGCGCTGGGCTCGGGCCCGAATACTTTCGTCCTCGGCGGGCGCTACGGCCGCACCCTGGACGACACCGACGTGATCACCTCCAGCTTCCTCCTGGGCGGCGCGCGCCAGCTTTCGGGCTTCCGCCAGGACTCCATCGCCGGCCAGAACGTCAGCCTGGCGCGGGCGGTCTACTACCGCCGCCTGACGCCCCGCGCCTTCCTGCCCCTGGACCTGCCCCTCTACCTCGGTGGCAGCCTGGAACGCGGCCGGGCCTGGAACAACGACAACAGCTTCGACAGCGGCTACATCAATGCCGCCAGCGTCTTCCTCAGCCTGGACACGCCCCTCGGGCCGTTGGACTTCGGCTTCGGCCTCAACGACGAAGCAGAACGGGCGCTCTACCTCAACCTCGGCCGGGTCTTCTGA
- a CDS encoding tRNA-binding protein yields the protein MSTIEWDDFQRVELRVGTVLSAAPNAKAIKPAYVLEVDLGELGVKTSSAQITAHYGAEELVGRQVLCVCNFAPKRIAGIRSEVLVTGVHDDDNKVVLAGFDKPLPNGARLA from the coding sequence ATGTCCACCATCGAATGGGACGATTTCCAACGTGTCGAGTTGCGCGTCGGCACCGTCCTCTCCGCCGCCCCCAATGCCAAGGCGATCAAGCCGGCCTATGTGCTGGAAGTGGACCTGGGCGAGCTCGGGGTGAAAACCTCCAGCGCGCAGATCACCGCCCACTATGGGGCGGAGGAGCTGGTTGGCCGCCAGGTGCTCTGCGTGTGCAACTTCGCCCCCAAGCGCATCGCCGGCATCCGCTCGGAAGTGCTGGTCACCGGCGTCCACGACGACGATAACAAGGTGGTGCTGGCCGGCTTCGACAAACCGCTGCCCAATGGGGCGCGTCTGGCATGA
- a CDS encoding SelT/SelW/SelH family protein has translation MPSAKPEIVITYCTQCQWLLRAAWLAQELLSTFGDDLGKVSLEPGTGGVFRIACDGVQIWERKADGGFPEAKVLKQRVRDQIDPARDLGHNDRS, from the coding sequence ATGCCGTCAGCCAAGCCTGAAATCGTCATCACCTATTGCACCCAGTGCCAGTGGCTGCTGCGCGCCGCCTGGCTCGCCCAGGAGTTGCTCAGCACCTTCGGCGACGACCTCGGCAAGGTCAGCCTGGAACCCGGCACCGGTGGGGTGTTCCGCATCGCCTGCGACGGCGTGCAGATCTGGGAGCGCAAGGCCGATGGCGGTTTCCCCGAGGCCAAGGTGCTCAAGCAGCGGGTGCGCGATCAGATCGACCCCGCGCGGGACCTGGGCCACAACGACCGATCTTGA
- a CDS encoding DMT family transporter — MKERHALLAIHLGALLFGLSGIFGKLANSAPMVITFGRGLFAVIALALFARLIARGRSATPGVRQLGMLALGGVLLGTHWITFFHAVQVAGVAIATLGFASFPAFTLLLEGLLFRERIRAQEILIVGLVSLGLVLVTPSFDWGSEATQGLLSAVLSGLLFSLLSLLNRVSVKGLDPVKAALCQNLTIVLCLAPFSWPLLPEVQAMDWFWIALLGVLCTGLAHSLFVASLKVLKARTTAVIFALEPVYGIAFAWWLFNEQPGPRMLAGGALIIFAIALSARKGAAAQERPATAQA, encoded by the coding sequence ATGAAGGAACGTCACGCGCTGCTCGCGATCCACCTGGGCGCCCTGCTGTTCGGACTGTCGGGCATCTTCGGCAAGCTGGCCAACAGCGCGCCGATGGTCATCACCTTCGGTCGCGGACTGTTCGCCGTGATCGCCCTGGCGCTCTTCGCCCGGCTCATCGCCCGCGGTCGCAGCGCCACCCCGGGGGTTCGCCAACTGGGCATGCTGGCCCTCGGCGGCGTATTGCTGGGCACCCACTGGATCACCTTCTTCCATGCGGTGCAGGTGGCCGGCGTGGCCATCGCCACCCTCGGCTTCGCCAGCTTTCCGGCCTTCACCCTGCTGCTGGAGGGGCTGCTGTTCCGCGAACGCATCCGTGCGCAGGAAATCCTCATCGTCGGCCTGGTCAGCCTGGGCCTGGTGCTGGTGACGCCCAGCTTCGACTGGGGCAGCGAGGCCACCCAGGGGCTGCTTTCGGCCGTGCTCTCCGGCCTGCTGTTCTCCCTGCTGTCACTGCTCAACCGCGTCAGCGTCAAGGGGCTGGACCCGGTGAAGGCGGCGCTCTGCCAGAACCTCACCATCGTGCTGTGCCTCGCGCCGTTCAGTTGGCCGCTGCTGCCCGAGGTCCAGGCCATGGACTGGTTCTGGATCGCCCTGCTCGGGGTGCTGTGCACGGGCCTGGCCCACAGCCTGTTCGTCGCCAGCCTGAAGGTGTTGAAGGCCCGCACCACGGCGGTGATCTTCGCCCTGGAACCGGTCTACGGCATCGCCTTCGCCTGGTGGCTGTTCAACGAACAGCCCGGCCCGCGCATGCTGGCTGGCGGCGCGCTGATCATCTTCGCCATCGCCCTGTCGGCCAGGAAGGGCGCTGCGGCACAGGAACGGCCGGCGACCGCCCAGGCCTGA
- a CDS encoding AraC family transcriptional regulator, with translation MHPILSLRQYNHDLLVHSHRHAQLVFGLNGRLDFEVDGLGARVERQTLAVVPPEAQHACGSPGGSLCLVVDVPDDDWLRHTLGRHFDAGRRLLDRPGALNLNPAQSQLVSWIAASPLADEVIAGQSAGLLLASLAAPGAPVRDNGALPLAALDAHIDQHAAHPLQVVDLARLCGLSAARFHARFLAETGQTPMDYVRARRLRLGRQLLLDTRLAVGEVAMRVGYNSQSAFTVALSREFGVTPRALRSLRE, from the coding sequence ATGCATCCGATCCTGTCCCTGCGCCAGTACAACCACGACCTGTTGGTTCACAGCCACCGCCATGCGCAGTTGGTATTCGGCCTCAACGGCCGCCTGGACTTCGAGGTGGATGGTCTTGGCGCGCGGGTGGAGCGGCAGACCCTGGCGGTGGTGCCGCCGGAAGCGCAGCACGCCTGCGGCAGCCCCGGTGGCAGCCTGTGCCTGGTGGTGGATGTGCCAGACGACGACTGGCTGCGCCACACCCTTGGCCGTCACTTCGATGCCGGACGACGCCTGCTGGATCGCCCCGGCGCGCTGAACCTGAATCCGGCGCAAAGCCAACTGGTCAGTTGGATCGCCGCCAGCCCCCTGGCCGACGAAGTGATCGCCGGACAGTCCGCCGGCCTGCTGCTGGCCAGCCTGGCCGCGCCCGGCGCGCCGGTACGGGACAATGGCGCCCTGCCCCTGGCCGCGCTGGATGCCCATATCGACCAGCACGCCGCCCACCCGCTGCAGGTGGTGGACCTGGCGCGCCTTTGTGGCCTCTCGGCGGCGCGCTTCCATGCCCGCTTCCTCGCCGAAACCGGACAGACTCCCATGGACTACGTACGCGCCCGGCGCCTGCGCCTGGGCCGCCAGTTGCTGTTGGACACACGCCTGGCGGTGGGTGAGGTCGCCATGCGGGTCGGCTACAACTCCCAGAGCGCCTTCACCGTCGCCCTCTCCCGCGAGTTCGGCGTCACCCCCCGGGCCCTGCGCAGCCTCCGCGAGTAA
- a CDS encoding sulfate ABC transporter substrate-binding protein, whose amino-acid sequence MKRLFSASLLAAGLSLAGAVQAAPTLLNVSYDVMRDFYKDYNAAFQKHWKEENDENITLQMSHGGSSKQARAVIDGLPADVITMNQATDINALVDHGGLVPQDWATRLPNNSAPFTSATVFIVRKGNPKGLKDWPDLLKEGVQVVVPNPKTSGNGRYTYLSAWGYVLNNGGDENKARAFVGKLFKQAPVLDTGGRAATTTFIQNQIGDVLVTFENEAEMIAREFGRGGFEVVYPSVSAEAEPPVAVVDKVVDRKGTRAAAEAYLKYLWSDEGQTIAANNYLRPRNPEILAKFADRFPKVEFLSVEKTFGDWREVQKTHFNDGGVFDQVYTGQ is encoded by the coding sequence GTGAAACGACTGTTTTCCGCTTCCCTCCTCGCCGCCGGCCTTTCCCTGGCCGGCGCCGTCCAGGCCGCACCGACCCTGCTCAACGTCTCGTACGACGTGATGCGTGACTTCTACAAGGACTACAACGCCGCCTTCCAGAAGCACTGGAAAGAGGAGAACGACGAAAACATCACCCTGCAGATGTCCCACGGCGGCTCCAGCAAGCAGGCCCGCGCGGTGATCGACGGCCTGCCCGCCGATGTCATCACCATGAACCAGGCCACCGACATCAACGCCCTGGTCGACCACGGCGGCCTGGTACCGCAGGACTGGGCGACCCGCCTGCCGAACAACAGCGCGCCCTTCACCTCGGCCACGGTGTTCATCGTGCGCAAGGGCAACCCCAAGGGCCTGAAGGATTGGCCGGACCTGCTCAAGGAAGGCGTGCAGGTGGTGGTGCCCAACCCCAAGACCTCCGGCAACGGCCGCTACACCTACCTCTCCGCCTGGGGCTACGTGCTGAACAACGGCGGTGATGAGAACAAGGCCAGGGCGTTCGTCGGCAAGCTGTTCAAGCAGGCGCCGGTGCTGGATACCGGTGGCCGCGCCGCCACCACCACCTTCATCCAGAACCAGATCGGCGACGTGCTGGTCACCTTCGAGAACGAAGCCGAGATGATCGCCCGCGAATTCGGACGCGGCGGTTTCGAGGTGGTCTACCCCAGCGTGTCTGCCGAGGCCGAGCCGCCGGTGGCGGTGGTCGACAAGGTGGTGGACAGGAAAGGCACCCGCGCCGCCGCCGAGGCCTACCTCAAGTACCTGTGGAGCGACGAGGGCCAGACCATCGCCGCCAACAATTACCTGCGTCCGCGCAACCCGGAAATCCTCGCCAAGTTCGCCGACCGCTTCCCCAAGGTGGAATTCCTCTCCGTGGAAAAGACCTTCGGCGACTGGCGTGAGGTGCAGAAGACCCACTTCAACGATGGCGGTGTCTTCGACCAGGTCTACACCGGGCAGTAA
- a CDS encoding UDP-2,3-diacylglucosamine diphosphatase — protein MSSVERLEPATKTKPRKQRVRTLWISDVHLGTRDCQAEHLARFLKQYHADRIYLVGDIIDGWKLRGGIYWPQAHTNVIRRLLTMSKRGTEVIYVTGNHDEFLRRYSALMLGNIQLVDEAVHETADGRRLLVIHGDQFDVITRYHKWLAFLGDSAYEFTLTLNRWLNHWRERWGYGYWSLSAYLKHKVKTAVNFISDFEEAIAHECVKRGLDGVVCGHIHHAEIRKVGEVDYLNCGDWVESCTALIEHWDGSIELYRLAEAQARELEARAVELVEPAA, from the coding sequence ATGAGCAGCGTCGAACGCCTGGAACCCGCCACCAAGACCAAGCCACGCAAGCAGCGCGTGCGCACCCTGTGGATTTCCGACGTCCACCTGGGCACCCGCGACTGCCAGGCCGAGCACCTGGCGCGCTTCCTCAAGCAGTACCACGCCGACCGCATCTATCTGGTGGGCGACATCATCGACGGCTGGAAACTGCGCGGCGGCATCTACTGGCCGCAGGCGCACACCAACGTGATCCGCCGCCTGCTGACCATGAGCAAGCGCGGCACCGAGGTGATCTACGTCACCGGTAACCACGACGAATTCCTGCGCCGTTACTCGGCGTTGATGCTGGGCAACATCCAGCTGGTGGACGAGGCGGTGCACGAAACCGCCGACGGCCGCCGCCTGCTGGTGATCCACGGCGACCAGTTCGACGTGATCACGCGCTACCACAAGTGGCTGGCTTTCCTCGGCGACTCGGCCTACGAGTTCACCCTGACCCTCAACCGCTGGCTCAACCACTGGCGCGAGCGCTGGGGCTACGGCTACTGGTCGCTGTCGGCCTACCTCAAGCACAAAGTGAAGACCGCGGTGAACTTCATCAGCGACTTCGAGGAAGCCATCGCCCACGAATGCGTCAAGCGCGGCCTGGATGGCGTGGTCTGCGGCCACATCCACCACGCGGAAATTCGCAAGGTGGGCGAGGTGGACTACCTCAACTGTGGCGACTGGGTGGAGTCCTGCACGGCGCTGATCGAGCACTGGGACGGCAGCATCGAACTCTATCGCCTGGCCGAGGCCCAGGCGCGGGAGCTGGAGGCCCGCGCCGTGGAGCTGGTCGAGCCGGCGGCATGA
- a CDS encoding cytochrome c-type biogenesis protein has product MKRLIAAALLGLALTGVAGAAIDTYQFRDEAERERFRTLTEELRCPKCQNQNIADSNAPIATDLRREIFRMLEEGKSNDEIVDYLVARYGDFVRYKPPVNARTLLLWYGPAGLLVGGLVVLGIIVVRRRRVENSPARVLLSADEQARLDALLNSENQDKKDS; this is encoded by the coding sequence ATGAAGCGCCTGATCGCCGCCGCCCTGCTGGGCCTGGCCCTGACCGGCGTCGCCGGGGCCGCCATCGACACCTACCAGTTCAGGGACGAGGCCGAGCGCGAGCGCTTCCGCACCCTTACCGAAGAACTGCGCTGCCCGAAGTGCCAGAACCAGAACATCGCCGACTCCAATGCGCCGATCGCCACCGACCTGCGCCGGGAAATCTTCCGCATGCTGGAAGAGGGCAAGAGCAACGACGAGATCGTCGACTACCTGGTGGCTCGCTACGGCGACTTCGTGCGCTACAAACCGCCGGTCAACGCCCGCACCCTGCTGCTCTGGTACGGTCCCGCCGGCCTGCTGGTGGGCGGCCTGGTAGTGCTGGGCATCATCGTCGTACGCCGTCGCCGGGTGGAGAACAGCCCGGCCCGGGTACTGCTTTCCGCCGATGAGCAGGCCCGCCTCGACGCCCTGCTGAATTCCGAGAACCAGGACAAGAAAGACTCATGA